A single window of Bacteroides intestinalis DSM 17393 DNA harbors:
- a CDS encoding HU family DNA-binding protein gives MAILFDWYEVPKPSDKQEGEKTLHPRIKLNGSTGTDVLRRRIQSRCSLTETDVSAVLDALSHVMGEELAEGRQVHLDGIGYFYPCLTCTEPVTVDTKRKSTKVKLKSIKFRADQALKTEFGVLKVQCLKGDLSFKKITNEEIDRRLENYFRTHQFLRRTDFQSLCGMVRSTAMRHIRRLRDEGKLENMGGLMQPIYVPGKGYYGNN, from the coding sequence ATGGCGATATTATTTGATTGGTATGAAGTTCCGAAGCCTTCGGACAAACAAGAGGGAGAGAAAACATTGCATCCGCGCATCAAGTTGAATGGCTCTACGGGTACCGACGTGTTGCGTCGCCGCATTCAGAGTCGCTGCTCGCTAACGGAGACTGACGTCTCGGCTGTGCTCGATGCCCTGTCGCACGTCATGGGTGAGGAACTTGCCGAAGGTCGGCAGGTGCATCTGGATGGCATCGGCTACTTCTATCCCTGCCTCACTTGCACGGAGCCGGTGACGGTGGACACTAAACGAAAGTCAACCAAGGTAAAGCTGAAAAGCATCAAGTTTCGTGCCGACCAGGCATTGAAGACTGAATTCGGTGTCCTCAAAGTGCAGTGCTTGAAGGGGGATTTGAGTTTTAAGAAAATCACCAACGAAGAGATTGACCGTCGATTGGAGAATTACTTCCGCACGCACCAATTCCTGAGAAGAACCGATTTCCAGAGTTTGTGCGGAATGGTGAGAAGTACTGCAATGCGCCATATCCGCCGCCTGCGCGATGAAGGAAAGCTGGAAAATATGGGTGGACTGATGCAACCGATTTATGTGCCGGGAAAAGGATATTACGGTAATAATTAA
- a CDS encoding BT4734/BF3469 family protein yields MKVTLIRTDKEHGKEALSTCETGALFEKIKTETKSGHITALRNILPALEGTHSQYEHIDKLPRIYPAVEYTRTKEGERRMKQYNGLVQLEVNKLAGMAEVEYVKQQAALLPQTFAAFCGSSGRSVKIWVRFVLPDGGRLPAKEKEAALFHAHAYRLAVKCYQPIFPFDIALKEPSLTQNCRMTLDKRPYYNPDAVAFCLEQPLSMPGEETFRQRKQQEKNPLARLQPGHETAGTFTIIYEAALNRAFQEISNWKRGDDLQPLLIHLAEHCYKAGIPEEEAVRQTLIHYYREADEQQIRLTLHNLYQECKGFGTRNSLNKEQETAFLLEEFMERRYEFRYNTVLDALEYRQRDSIHFYFKPVDKRVRNSISISALKEGIRAWDRDVDRFLTSEYIPFYNPVEEYLYDTGQWDGKDRIRALAALVPCSNPHWKELFYRWFLSMVAHWMGLDKQHGNSTSPLLVGAQGFRKSTFCRILLAPELRFGYTDSIDFKSKQEAERYLGRFFLINIDEFDQINVNQQGFLKHLLQKPVANLRKPYGNTIQEIRRYASFIGTSNQKDLLTDPSGSRRFICIEVTAPIETNVTINYKQLYAQAIHAIYKGERYWLNDEDEAILKQTNREFEQASPLEQLFHCYFRPADAEEEGEWLTAMQILNYLQTKTRNKLAINKVAQFGRALQKLNIPCRKSMKGTLYHLEKLNGD; encoded by the coding sequence ATGAAAGTCACCCTGATAAGAACCGATAAAGAGCACGGCAAAGAAGCTCTCAGCACCTGCGAGACAGGCGCATTATTCGAAAAAATAAAGACAGAAACGAAATCCGGACATATCACAGCCCTACGAAACATTCTGCCGGCACTGGAAGGTACACATTCACAGTACGAGCACATTGATAAATTGCCCCGCATTTATCCGGCCGTAGAATACACCCGCACCAAAGAAGGTGAACGGCGGATGAAACAGTACAACGGACTGGTGCAACTGGAAGTGAACAAGTTGGCAGGAATGGCGGAAGTGGAGTACGTGAAGCAACAGGCAGCACTCCTACCCCAGACTTTCGCCGCCTTTTGCGGTTCCAGTGGCCGGAGCGTAAAGATATGGGTGCGCTTCGTATTGCCCGACGGCGGCAGATTGCCCGCGAAAGAAAAAGAAGCCGCCCTGTTTCATGCCCATGCCTACCGTCTGGCTGTGAAGTGCTACCAGCCCATCTTTCCGTTCGACATCGCCCTGAAAGAACCCTCACTGACACAGAATTGCCGCATGACATTGGACAAGCGTCCCTATTACAACCCCGATGCCGTAGCTTTCTGCCTGGAACAGCCGCTCTCCATGCCCGGCGAAGAGACTTTCCGGCAACGGAAGCAGCAGGAAAAGAATCCGCTGGCACGGCTGCAACCGGGACATGAAACAGCCGGAACCTTCACGATAATTTACGAAGCAGCCCTGAATCGCGCCTTTCAAGAAATAAGCAACTGGAAGCGAGGCGACGACCTGCAACCGCTGCTCATCCATCTGGCCGAACATTGCTACAAGGCGGGTATCCCCGAAGAAGAAGCCGTGCGGCAAACGCTCATTCACTATTACCGCGAGGCGGACGAACAACAGATACGGCTGACTTTGCACAACCTCTATCAGGAATGTAAAGGATTCGGTACAAGAAACAGTCTCAACAAGGAGCAAGAGACCGCTTTCTTGTTGGAAGAATTCATGGAACGACGTTATGAATTCCGTTACAACACCGTGCTCGATGCTCTGGAATACCGCCAGCGAGACTCTATCCACTTCTATTTCAAACCTGTGGACAAGCGCGTGCGCAACAGCATCTCCATCAGCGCCCTGAAAGAGGGTATCCGTGCATGGGACCGTGACGTGGACCGTTTCCTGACTTCGGAATATATTCCGTTCTACAATCCCGTCGAAGAATACCTTTACGACACAGGTCAGTGGGACGGGAAAGACCGTATCCGGGCACTCGCCGCACTGGTGCCGTGCAGCAATCCGCACTGGAAGGAACTGTTCTACCGTTGGTTCCTCAGCATGGTGGCTCATTGGATGGGGCTTGACAAACAGCATGGAAACAGCACTTCGCCCTTGCTGGTAGGTGCCCAAGGGTTCCGCAAATCAACCTTTTGTCGCATTTTGCTGGCACCCGAACTTCGTTTCGGCTATACGGACAGCATCGACTTCAAGAGCAAACAGGAGGCAGAGCGTTACTTGGGGCGTTTCTTCCTGATTAACATTGACGAATTTGACCAGATCAATGTCAACCAACAAGGTTTCCTGAAACATTTGTTGCAGAAACCTGTTGCCAACCTGCGGAAACCTTACGGAAACACCATCCAGGAGATACGCCGTTACGCCTCTTTCATAGGTACCAGCAACCAGAAAGATTTGCTCACCGACCCCAGCGGTAGCCGCCGTTTCATTTGCATCGAAGTGACGGCTCCCATCGAAACGAATGTCACCATCAACTATAAGCAACTCTATGCACAGGCCATACACGCCATCTATAAGGGCGAACGCTACTGGCTGAACGATGAGGACGAGGCCATCCTGAAGCAAACGAATCGTGAGTTCGAGCAAGCCAGCCCCTTGGAGCAATTGTTTCATTGTTATTTTCGTCCGGCAGATGCGGAAGAAGAAGGAGAATGGCTCACTGCCATGCAGATACTGAATTATCTGCAAACAAAGACGAGAAACAAACTGGCCATCAATAAGGTGGCGCAGTTTGGACGTGCACTACAGAAATTGAATATACCTTGCCGGAAATCCATGAAGGGAACGCTTTATCATTTGGAAAAGCTAAATGGAGATTAA
- a CDS encoding TIM-barrel domain-containing protein, translating to MKKLLLLTISILICVSMSAQNSPITPAWAFEHVAWEDSINTADGAKALVDGYLERNIPVGAVIIDSPWSTTYNDFNWDTQRYSDPKDMINYFKSKDVKVLLWLTGAVNIRCKDTRFQKSDTYDEVVSKGYGINQSKPHAWWKGEGVHIDFTNKEAVAWWYKQLDKVFIDGVYGWKVDQGEFWFGDILDTSIGQMSNEQFRPYYYDAMYDYTVKKNPQGIIIARPYSHQGGYAASVEKMNMGWCGDFSGDWKGLKLQIQNIYQSAKRGYGSPGCEVAGFFMKRSNKEQFVRYAQFGCMTACMINGGENGAFSNHLPWWHGTDVEEIYRYCVVLHDELIPYLFSTVVDAHLHGGSLIKNASYEEESHQVGDYLFTKAITSADNRVSFHLPSEGEWINFYDGTKYAPGSLIEEVYTLERFPLFVKAGAILPLNVSSEVTGLGDASMAGGKTILIYPNGTATRLLHLPCGDGIEYEDCLVTYDEKTGKLKVSSGTSQKYTFILKNMPSVKKVKNAASWKYNAEKQELRIDAEGNALNIEIR from the coding sequence ATGAAGAAGCTTTTATTACTTACAATTTCAATTCTGATATGTGTGTCCATGAGTGCCCAAAATTCACCGATTACTCCGGCGTGGGCTTTTGAACATGTAGCGTGGGAAGATAGTATTAATACGGCGGATGGGGCAAAAGCACTCGTCGACGGGTATTTAGAGCGTAATATTCCGGTAGGTGCTGTTATCATTGATAGTCCTTGGAGTACGACCTATAATGACTTTAACTGGGACACGCAACGCTATTCGGACCCGAAGGATATGATTAATTATTTTAAGAGTAAAGATGTGAAGGTGCTTCTATGGCTTACAGGAGCAGTCAATATAAGGTGCAAGGATACCCGTTTTCAAAAAAGCGATACGTATGATGAAGTTGTTTCTAAAGGGTATGGCATAAATCAGAGTAAGCCGCATGCCTGGTGGAAAGGAGAAGGGGTACATATCGACTTTACAAATAAAGAAGCAGTAGCCTGGTGGTATAAGCAACTGGATAAAGTCTTTATCGATGGTGTCTATGGTTGGAAGGTCGATCAGGGAGAATTCTGGTTTGGAGATATTTTAGATACGTCTATTGGTCAGATGAGTAATGAGCAATTCCGCCCTTATTACTACGATGCTATGTACGATTATACGGTAAAAAAGAATCCGCAAGGCATTATTATCGCTCGTCCCTATTCACATCAGGGAGGTTATGCAGCCAGTGTGGAAAAGATGAACATGGGATGGTGTGGAGACTTTTCCGGTGACTGGAAGGGCTTGAAACTGCAAATTCAGAATATTTATCAGTCGGCAAAACGTGGCTATGGTTCACCGGGATGCGAAGTTGCTGGTTTTTTCATGAAGCGTTCCAATAAAGAGCAGTTTGTGCGCTATGCACAATTTGGCTGTATGACCGCCTGTATGATTAATGGCGGTGAGAATGGCGCTTTCAGTAATCATCTGCCTTGGTGGCATGGCACAGATGTAGAGGAAATTTATCGTTATTGTGTTGTTTTGCACGATGAATTGATTCCCTATTTATTCTCAACAGTTGTGGATGCACATTTGCATGGTGGGTCTTTAATAAAAAATGCATCTTATGAGGAAGAAAGTCACCAGGTGGGAGATTATTTATTTACCAAAGCTATCACGTCGGCTGATAACCGTGTATCGTTTCATCTTCCTTCCGAAGGAGAATGGATTAATTTCTATGATGGGACAAAGTATGCTCCAGGCAGTTTGATAGAGGAAGTGTATACGTTAGAGCGTTTCCCCTTATTTGTAAAGGCGGGAGCCATTCTACCGTTGAATGTGTCCAGTGAAGTAACCGGACTGGGGGATGCTTCAATGGCAGGAGGCAAAACTATCTTGATTTATCCTAATGGAACTGCTACCCGTCTGCTACATCTCCCGTGTGGAGATGGCATTGAGTATGAAGATTGCTTGGTGACTTATGATGAGAAGACGGGTAAACTGAAGGTTAGCAGTGGTACATCGCAGAAATATACTTTTATATTAAAAAATATGCCATCTGTGAAGAAGGTGAAGAATGCTGCTTCTTGGAAGTATAATGCTGAAAAACAAGAACTCCGTATTGATGCCGAAGGTAATGCTTTGAACATAGAAATACGTTGA
- a CDS encoding RagB/SusD family nutrient uptake outer membrane protein, translating into MKLNYKLYSVCLSLLMTFCGCDSFLEETPKGSINDTYAQTEKGAEAELLSLYQINTELLEQWFMVGELGNDLMAYGGNVRDYWKGLITYTDTYMIDNSSNEGLWKWLYVALSTINTSINSINAADFHSESKRSELLSEAHALRAFYLHQIIEIYGPAAYYAEMPITSPEEIGGTQPGIAVFYKRILADLEIADQSLKKPSEVRSSSFGRMDQGIAKAIRMRVLMSLAAYDETLIGEVGMQNKKHCYEEAVRVATELKNDYGYKLESDFSRIFSPDNTENSEIIWSIQYGNTTFDAQNNFIHRYWVSQVNRSVRSYSKTINGLQAHSVFYGREYRAVMPTYYFIHVFNKYDKRRDATFISGYCRTDDWNELPDFSDTLLIRALDVLPQEVKSAYENRGIICDDVADIYDIETGAVLNNSNVRSCANNVTKWLDSSRSTAKQEYAYKDAILIRLGEVYVTLAEAYTRLGRKDEAAQVITELRQRALIPGHEEALTVNPEDIDISFILDEGARELGGELFRWQMLKRALDKDAFCQWIKEKNPDTNPENGVNGIGIKPYHINRPVPLSTINSYKVLNIEFKQNEGYAQ; encoded by the coding sequence ATGAAACTCAATTATAAATTATATTCAGTTTGTCTGTCCTTATTGATGACATTCTGTGGTTGTGACAGTTTTCTGGAAGAAACTCCGAAAGGGTCTATTAATGATACGTATGCACAGACGGAAAAAGGTGCTGAAGCTGAGTTGCTGTCATTGTATCAGATCAATACCGAACTTCTGGAACAGTGGTTTATGGTAGGGGAATTAGGAAATGACCTGATGGCTTATGGAGGTAATGTACGTGACTACTGGAAAGGACTGATTACCTATACCGATACATACATGATTGATAATAGCAGCAACGAAGGCCTCTGGAAATGGTTGTATGTAGCACTTTCCACTATCAATACAAGTATCAACTCGATTAATGCCGCAGATTTTCATTCGGAAAGCAAGCGTAGTGAACTTCTTTCGGAAGCTCACGCTTTGCGTGCCTTTTATTTACATCAGATTATTGAAATCTATGGACCTGCCGCATATTATGCTGAGATGCCTATTACCAGTCCGGAAGAGATAGGAGGAACCCAACCGGGGATTGCTGTTTTTTATAAGCGTATTCTTGCAGACCTGGAGATTGCAGACCAAAGCCTGAAAAAACCTTCCGAAGTACGTTCATCAAGTTTCGGACGTATGGATCAGGGTATTGCCAAGGCCATTCGGATGCGTGTCTTAATGTCTCTGGCAGCTTATGATGAAACATTGATCGGTGAGGTTGGGATGCAGAACAAAAAGCACTGTTATGAAGAAGCGGTGAGAGTGGCTACCGAATTAAAGAATGACTATGGATATAAATTAGAAAGTGATTTCAGTCGCATCTTTTCACCGGATAATACTGAAAATAGTGAGATTATCTGGTCCATACAATATGGCAACACAACATTTGATGCTCAGAATAATTTCATTCATCGTTATTGGGTTTCACAGGTAAACCGTTCGGTGCGTTCTTATTCTAAGACAATTAATGGTCTGCAAGCGCATAGTGTCTTCTATGGCCGTGAATATCGTGCTGTGATGCCTACTTATTATTTTATTCATGTATTTAACAAGTATGATAAACGTCGTGATGCAACTTTTATATCAGGTTACTGCCGTACTGACGATTGGAATGAACTACCTGATTTTTCGGACACTTTATTGATCCGTGCACTCGATGTTCTGCCTCAAGAAGTTAAGTCGGCTTATGAGAATAGAGGTATTATCTGTGATGATGTAGCTGATATTTACGATATAGAAACGGGAGCAGTCCTTAATAATTCCAATGTTCGCAGTTGTGCCAATAATGTGACTAAATGGCTGGATAGCAGTCGATCAACTGCAAAACAGGAATATGCCTATAAGGATGCAATCTTGATTCGGTTGGGAGAAGTCTATGTGACGTTGGCAGAAGCGTATACCCGTCTGGGTAGGAAAGATGAGGCGGCACAAGTGATAACGGAACTTCGCCAACGGGCTTTGATACCAGGGCACGAAGAAGCATTGACTGTAAATCCGGAAGATATTGATATTTCATTTATTCTGGATGAAGGAGCCCGTGAACTGGGTGGGGAACTCTTCAGATGGCAAATGCTGAAACGTGCGTTAGACAAAGATGCATTCTGCCAATGGATTAAAGAGAAAAATCCCGATACGAATCCGGAAAATGGTGTAAATGGAATAGGTATTAAACCCTACCACATTAATCGTCCGGTGCCCTTGTCTACTATTAATAGTTACAAGGTGCTGAATATAGAGTTTAAGCAAAACGAAGGTTATGCACAATAA
- a CDS encoding SusC/RagA family TonB-linked outer membrane protein has protein sequence MKRHSQMLCLLRRLWVACMMLCIATLCAHAQHVVTGTVKDVAGEPVIGANILVKGTTNNGTITDIDGNFSLEAPAGGVLEVSFIGYVKQEVSIGGNKHINIILVEDATTLDDVVVIGYGTTKKSDLTASVASVKGDVIAASASTSITDALQGKVPGMDIQASRYEGDDRGIRIRGSRSLNASNTPLIIVDGVPASLDVVNMNEVASIEVLKDASSAAIYGSRGANGVIIITTKRGKTGKTTVSYDAFYGISKPHFMDMMQGEKFVQMRRDSYKIANDLWGQEVSDEKIFSNEELQMIRNGEYYDWQDLVFRDGSTQKHNLSVSSGNEKTKFSLSFAYEKDKGYNQNSEAKKFYFTSTVDHKLTSWLDLGATMRLRKRNSSGFATYGQALFYGTPLSKPYDENGDLNMYPNPQESSVNILADYVDGQYANDTENTSVNMVFSANVHPLRNLSLHSNFGYTYSDTKKGFFYGSESFQANGGLNRSGKSGQNSYMMTWNNTLTYDNTFNEHHIMLDAITEIQNYQYDDMSAEGKNLDVEQLLYHNLGTNTENQKIGSGYSNWALASFMGRVRYDYQGKYLANISVRSDGSSRLAKGNQWATFFSGGLAWRISEEPFMKDIRWISNLKLRYAYGTVGNQAIDPYSTLAGLGSYGYQFGEGGKGIYAYRPDKLVNKKLSWEITHTNNIGLDFGLFNNRLSGYIEFYDTRTKDLLMQRSIPLTTGFSRIWQNIGKTQNRGIELSLNGILVDTKDIQWDMNLNMSVNENKIISLTNDQDDISNKWFIGKPINVIYDYEKAGIWQINEVEEAAKYGCKPGDVKIRDLKPDGQITADDKKILGSTDPKYIVSLGSSFKWKNLDFSFNISSRWDYVFYDDAYGWHVILTGTRWVPDVNYWTPDNPSNDYPRADATWADHRELCGYMKGDYIKMQDMTLGYDFHSLLKRYIPVSKARFYVQLRNAFYLYRAAKEDVIPESPSIELTVPKSINFGVNLTF, from the coding sequence ATGAAACGACACAGTCAAATGTTATGTTTACTCAGAAGGCTTTGGGTAGCTTGTATGATGTTATGTATTGCCACTCTCTGCGCACATGCCCAGCATGTTGTCACAGGTACGGTAAAGGATGTAGCGGGTGAACCGGTTATAGGTGCCAATATATTGGTGAAAGGCACCACTAATAATGGTACGATTACTGATATAGATGGCAATTTTTCTTTGGAAGCACCGGCCGGAGGAGTTTTGGAGGTTTCTTTTATCGGTTATGTAAAACAAGAAGTTTCAATAGGTGGGAACAAACATATAAATATTATATTAGTAGAAGATGCCACAACGCTTGATGATGTGGTGGTGATAGGTTATGGTACGACAAAGAAAAGTGACCTGACAGCTTCCGTAGCTTCTGTAAAAGGAGATGTAATTGCTGCTTCGGCATCTACCAGCATTACCGATGCTTTGCAAGGTAAGGTGCCGGGCATGGATATTCAGGCATCACGTTATGAAGGTGATGATCGCGGTATCCGCATTCGTGGTTCACGTTCATTGAATGCCAGCAACACTCCATTGATAATAGTGGACGGAGTACCAGCCTCACTGGATGTGGTGAACATGAATGAGGTTGCATCTATCGAAGTCTTGAAGGATGCATCAAGTGCGGCAATTTACGGTTCCCGTGGTGCCAACGGTGTGATTATAATTACAACTAAACGTGGAAAGACGGGTAAAACAACCGTTAGCTATGACGCTTTCTATGGAATCAGCAAACCGCATTTTATGGATATGATGCAAGGAGAGAAGTTCGTGCAAATGCGCAGGGATTCGTATAAAATTGCTAATGACTTATGGGGGCAGGAAGTGAGCGATGAAAAAATCTTTTCGAACGAGGAACTTCAGATGATTCGTAATGGAGAATATTATGATTGGCAGGATTTGGTATTCCGTGATGGTTCCACACAAAAGCATAACCTGTCTGTATCTTCAGGTAACGAGAAAACGAAATTCAGTTTGAGTTTTGCGTACGAAAAGGATAAAGGTTACAATCAGAACAGCGAAGCAAAGAAGTTCTATTTCACATCTACTGTTGATCATAAACTTACTTCTTGGCTTGATTTGGGAGCAACGATGCGTTTGCGGAAACGTAACAGCAGCGGATTTGCTACCTATGGGCAGGCACTGTTTTATGGAACACCTTTATCAAAGCCCTATGATGAGAATGGAGATCTGAACATGTATCCTAATCCGCAGGAGTCCAGCGTAAATATCCTTGCAGACTATGTGGATGGGCAGTATGCCAATGATACGGAGAATACAAGTGTGAATATGGTTTTCTCTGCAAATGTACATCCGTTGCGTAACTTGTCTTTACATAGTAATTTCGGCTATACATATAGTGATACGAAAAAAGGGTTCTTTTATGGAAGTGAGTCTTTTCAGGCAAACGGCGGGTTAAATCGTTCAGGTAAGAGCGGCCAGAATTCATATATGATGACCTGGAATAACACGTTGACCTATGATAATACTTTTAATGAGCATCATATCATGTTGGATGCTATCACTGAAATACAGAATTACCAGTATGACGATATGTCGGCCGAAGGCAAGAATCTGGATGTAGAGCAGTTACTTTATCATAATCTGGGTACTAATACTGAGAATCAGAAAATAGGAAGCGGTTACAGCAACTGGGCATTAGCTTCATTTATGGGACGTGTGCGCTACGACTATCAGGGAAAGTATCTGGCCAATATCTCGGTACGTTCGGACGGTTCATCTCGTTTGGCCAAAGGTAACCAGTGGGCTACGTTCTTCTCAGGAGGTTTGGCATGGAGAATTTCAGAAGAACCGTTCATGAAAGATATAAGGTGGATTTCTAATCTGAAGTTGCGTTATGCCTATGGAACAGTAGGTAATCAGGCTATCGATCCGTATTCTACCTTGGCAGGTTTGGGAAGTTATGGTTATCAGTTTGGAGAAGGTGGAAAAGGTATTTATGCTTACCGACCCGATAAATTGGTAAACAAAAAGTTGAGTTGGGAAATAACCCACACCAATAATATTGGTTTGGACTTTGGATTGTTCAATAACCGTCTTTCCGGTTATATTGAATTCTATGATACCCGAACAAAAGACCTTCTGATGCAGCGTAGTATACCTTTAACTACCGGTTTTTCGCGTATTTGGCAAAATATTGGTAAAACACAGAACAGGGGTATTGAGCTTTCTTTAAACGGTATATTAGTAGATACAAAAGATATACAGTGGGATATGAACCTGAATATGTCTGTCAATGAAAATAAAATCATAAGCCTGACAAATGATCAGGATGATATCTCAAATAAATGGTTCATTGGCAAGCCCATTAATGTGATTTATGATTATGAGAAAGCCGGTATCTGGCAGATCAATGAAGTAGAAGAAGCAGCTAAATATGGTTGCAAACCGGGAGATGTGAAAATCAGAGACTTGAAACCGGATGGACAGATTACGGCTGATGATAAAAAGATCCTTGGCTCTACTGATCCGAAGTATATTGTTTCATTAGGTAGCTCATTCAAGTGGAAGAATTTGGATTTCTCCTTTAATATTTCAAGTAGATGGGATTATGTCTTCTATGATGATGCTTACGGCTGGCACGTGATTCTGACCGGTACCCGATGGGTGCCCGATGTAAATTACTGGACACCGGATAATCCTTCAAACGATTATCCGAGAGCGGATGCAACCTGGGCCGATCATCGTGAGTTGTGCGGATATATGAAAGGCGATTATATCAAAATGCAGGATATGACATTGGGATATGATTTTCATTCATTACTTAAACGATATATTCCGGTGAGCAAAGCACGTTTTTATGTTCAGTTGCGCAATGCCTTCTATTTGTATAGGGCAGCTAAAGAAGATGTGATTCCCGAATCTCCTTCTATAGAACTGACAGTACCGAAGAGTATTAATTTTGGTGTAAATCTAACTTTTTAA